One Engystomops pustulosus chromosome 7, aEngPut4.maternal, whole genome shotgun sequence DNA window includes the following coding sequences:
- the ZDHHC24 gene encoding probable palmitoyltransferase ZDHHC24, giving the protein MQTWRWDPAQVLPVAITCVLVSAVTLEMFYLILTASGSAQIPLLVVTLYLLFNVVGNMVKFVQSNSTIKGVFLEHGNLGQGWLYCYSCQTHIPPRCHHCYDCNVCVLRRDHHCTLLGKCVGYSNYRYFFCALLHGLLALLLATILNAEIFMELLHQGISLHSLLLLLLPWMMFITGQVSGSAFIFAFVADTCVVGFLFCFAFLILHCFILYRGSTTKEWFGGHKRDYDVGWKKNARNFLGERWYLVWLSPWTRSRLTGDGVNFEPRDLSSTVSSKNVNQ; this is encoded by the exons ATGCAGACCTGGCGCTGGGACCCTGCCCAGGTTTTACCTGTGGCCATCACTTGTGTTCTTGTATCTGCTGTGACATTGGAAATGTTCTACCTTATCCTCACTGCCTCGGGGAGTGCACAGATACCCCTTCTGGTGGTGACCTTGTACCTCTTATTTAATGTGGTGGGGAATATGGTGAAGTTTGTGCAGAGTAATTCTACTATCAAAGGTGTCTTCTTGGAGCATGGGAACCTTGGCCAGGGCTGGTT GTATTGCTATAGCTGTCAAACACACATTCCCCCGAGATGCCATCACTGCTATGACTGCAATGTGTGTGTACTTAGACGGGACCACCACTGCACACTACTTGGAAAGTGTGTTGGCTACTCAAACTATCGTTACTTTTTTTGCGCACTACTTCATGGATTGCTGGCGCTGCTTCTCGCCACCATTCTCAATGCAGAAATTTTTATGGAATTGCTTCATCAGGGCATAAGCCTCCACAGCCTTCTCCTACTTCTTTTGCCTTGGATGATGTTCATAACAG gtCAAGTATCCGGTTCTGCTTTCATTTTTGCCTTTGTTGCTGATACCTGTGTAGTGGGTTTCCTTTTTTGCTTTGCCTTCCTCATTCTTCATTGTTTCATTCTTTATCGCGGATCAACAACCAAAGAGTGGTTTGGTGGGCATAAGAGAGATTATGATGTCGGATGGAAGAAAAATGCCAGAAACTTTCTTGGAGAGAGGTGGTACCTTGTTTGGTTATCTCCATGGACTCGCTCACGATTGACTGGAGATGGAGTTAACTTTGAACCCCGAGATCTTTCTTCGACTGTATCTTCTAAAAATGTGAATCAGTAG